The following are encoded together in the Thalassomonas haliotis genome:
- a CDS encoding pyridoxamine 5'-phosphate oxidase family protein: MSFTLDICNEQDLRKIIPAYHQRMDRRIQSRLERYCLEYIGHAALVCIAFAHPSLGYYYVALNDKTLLSVTPEALNISVPVKPCQPTFSDGQLIRLLAECNACSLYFFIPGIGHGLRINAFAEQNEQINSDESKHIIKFNVLSAYFQCSRAAVRAGLWETVQIADIQKKSFAATDTVTLTDDAIEMIALAPYLLLLSRNEQQTTELSPRGGQAGFVKVYDNHTLLMPEWPGNKVAISLRNILKQKSVSLSFIIPGCEFTLTVQGEASLTSDSRVLSGMAIKNKAPLLAIAVLIKQVTIQQEASLSSALLWQAANHKDARQLSAFSKVMAEHINGKGLLGKASRPLVDSVIRHDLKNLY, translated from the coding sequence ATGTCATTTACCCTGGATATTTGCAATGAACAAGATTTAAGAAAAATTATCCCGGCTTATCATCAACGCATGGACAGGCGCATTCAGAGCAGGTTAGAGCGCTATTGTCTGGAATATATAGGCCATGCGGCACTCGTTTGCATTGCTTTTGCTCATCCGTCTTTGGGTTATTATTATGTCGCGTTAAACGATAAGACTTTGTTATCTGTTACCCCCGAAGCCCTGAATATTTCCGTGCCGGTAAAGCCCTGCCAGCCAACATTTAGTGATGGGCAGCTCATCAGGCTGTTGGCTGAGTGCAATGCCTGCAGCCTCTACTTTTTTATTCCCGGTATTGGTCATGGCTTGCGCATAAATGCGTTTGCCGAGCAAAATGAGCAAATAAACTCAGATGAAAGCAAGCATATAATAAAATTCAATGTGCTCAGCGCTTATTTTCAATGCTCGCGGGCCGCTGTCAGAGCGGGTTTGTGGGAGACAGTGCAAATAGCGGATATTCAAAAAAAATCTTTCGCCGCCACTGACACTGTTACACTCACTGATGATGCTATAGAGATGATCGCTTTAGCGCCTTATTTATTACTGCTGAGCCGAAATGAACAGCAAACCACCGAACTTTCTCCCCGTGGCGGTCAAGCTGGCTTTGTAAAAGTATATGATAACCACACTTTGCTGATGCCTGAGTGGCCGGGGAATAAGGTTGCCATTAGCTTACGTAATATTCTTAAGCAAAAATCAGTGTCGCTGTCTTTTATTATCCCGGGTTGTGAGTTCACTTTAACCGTGCAGGGAGAGGCGAGCTTAACATCTGATAGCCGGGTATTGTCTGGCATGGCAATAAAAAACAAAGCGCCTTTGCTGGCCATTGCCGTTTTGATTAAGCAAGTAACGATTCAGCAAGAGGCAAGCTTAAGCAGTGCCTTGTTATGGCAAGCGGCTAACCATAAAGATGCCAGGCAGCTGAGTGCGTTTTCCAAGGTCATGGCTGAGCATATTAATGGCAAAGGATTGTTGGGTAAAGCATCACGTCCTTTGGTTGATTCAGTGATTCGTCATGATTTAAAAAACTTATATTAG
- a CDS encoding nucleoside deaminase, whose protein sequence is MDEFLKAAIEEAEHGWQEGGIPIGSVLVHDGKIIGRGHNRRIQKGSTILHGEMDALENAGRLSASVYQNSTLYTTLSPCAMCSGTILLYGIPHVVIAENVNFTGEEELLKSRGVKLDIIQDDYTIKMMANFIKENPKLWNEDIGE, encoded by the coding sequence ATGGATGAATTTTTAAAAGCGGCAATTGAAGAGGCTGAGCATGGCTGGCAGGAAGGCGGCATTCCTATCGGCTCGGTATTGGTACATGACGGCAAGATTATCGGCCGGGGCCATAACCGCAGGATACAAAAAGGCAGCACCATTTTACACGGGGAAATGGATGCGCTGGAAAATGCCGGGCGGTTAAGTGCATCTGTGTATCAAAACAGCACCCTTTATACTACGCTCTCTCCCTGTGCCATGTGCTCGGGTACCATTTTGCTTTACGGTATCCCCCATGTGGTGATTGCCGAAAATGTCAACTTCACCGGCGAAGAGGAATTACTTAAATCTCGCGGGGTAAAACTCGACATTATTCAGGATGATTACACCATCAAGATGATGGCGAATTTTATCAAAGAAAACCCAAAGTTATGGAATGAAGATATCGGCGAATAA
- a CDS encoding pentapeptide repeat-containing protein: protein MAKVNENSSTGGKAGLRDKTLWDWLDLLVIPAVLTFGLLWFDLAESERTRNAVAKRAEIELDVARGQARERALQMYLDKMSTLLLEHGLKTSARRDEVRSLARARTLTVLSQLDGRRKGYLLRFLYEAGLISAADPVLTLGGGILGESSVDETVLSRADLTGAVLSRLFLSGGYLTRVHLIAADLHGSNLNKANLVGTDLRDADISNASLKGAKLANADLRGANLKGADFSRANLRGAKVTAGQLSQVKSLAGATLPDGSQADE, encoded by the coding sequence ATGGCAAAGGTGAATGAAAACTCCTCTACCGGCGGGAAAGCCGGGCTGAGGGATAAAACCTTATGGGACTGGCTGGATCTCCTGGTTATTCCCGCCGTGCTTACCTTTGGTTTGCTCTGGTTTGATTTAGCCGAAAGCGAGCGCACCCGCAATGCCGTGGCCAAACGGGCGGAAATTGAGTTGGATGTTGCCAGGGGGCAGGCCCGGGAAAGGGCACTGCAAATGTACCTGGATAAAATGTCGACCCTGTTGCTGGAGCACGGCTTAAAAACTTCTGCCCGGCGGGATGAAGTACGCAGCCTGGCCCGCGCCCGCACCTTAACCGTACTCAGTCAGCTTGACGGCAGGCGCAAGGGCTATTTGCTGCGTTTTTTGTATGAGGCCGGGCTGATCTCTGCTGCCGATCCTGTGCTTACTTTGGGCGGTGGTATTCTCGGGGAAAGCTCGGTTGATGAAACCGTACTTAGCCGGGCCGATCTCACCGGTGCGGTGCTTAGCCGGTTATTTTTATCCGGCGGCTATTTGACCCGGGTGCATTTGATTGCTGCGGATTTGCATGGCTCAAACCTGAATAAGGCCAATCTTGTTGGCACGGACTTGCGTGATGCTGATATCAGCAATGCCAGCCTAAAAGGGGCTAAACTGGCCAATGCCGATTTGCGCGGAGCCAATCTTAAAGGCGCTGATTTTAGCAGGGCCAACCTGCGTGGTGCTAAGGTGACTGCCGGGCAATTGTCGCAGGTAAAATCCCTGGCCGGTGCCACCTTACCCGACGGCAGCCAAGCCGATGAGTAG
- a CDS encoding alpha-amylase C-terminal beta-sheet domain-containing protein — protein sequence MIRKMILAIAVGAAASSAATQAATEQDKASSAILLQGFHWHSHKTNWYDTIKNQADNVAGLGVSHVWFPPASDAASDEGYLPRQLNVLDSNYGSEQALTAAISALKGKGISAVADVVVNHRVGTLDWADFTNPTWGSWAVTCDDEWVGATGDCDTGGGYAAARDLNHVNGTVQADIVTWINTRLKGVGFEGIRYDYSKGYDPYYAGMYSREVGSNFCVGEVWTDLNYDNVDAHRQLLMNYINGTSGECGVFDFTTKGLLNKALESNEYWRLANNGSPAGGIGWWGQKMVTFVDNHDTGPSESCGSGQQHWSVPCDKVMQGYAYILTHPGIPTIYWAHAFDWNLYDDIKVLADIRKQQGLTSTSAVSVQAAETGLYAAIIDNKVAVKIGGNNWSPSGSGWQLAASGSDYAVWTLGGDNSEKERTVVFIYGETASGQDMFIRGGIDHDYAAANLGLSCTEANKLCALPISHNNLLNATTAPWKNNDNYLDWYGIENGQGAGAEGTAADWTTNVWSSSWGTKMTVAVNGFGEEPLNNYGDHYWMLDVQMDCSKTVNGWFELKTYISNGPGWEADVSQAGTPYASGNHFAQCGKINVFRRGEAGAEFDNF from the coding sequence ATGATAAGAAAAATGATCTTAGCCATAGCGGTAGGGGCTGCCGCCAGCAGTGCTGCGACACAGGCGGCGACCGAGCAGGACAAGGCAAGCAGCGCCATTCTATTACAGGGCTTTCACTGGCATTCCCATAAAACTAACTGGTATGACACCATTAAAAACCAGGCAGACAACGTTGCCGGTTTGGGGGTTAGCCATGTCTGGTTTCCGCCCGCGTCCGATGCGGCATCGGATGAAGGCTACCTGCCGCGTCAGCTGAATGTGCTGGACTCTAACTATGGCAGCGAGCAGGCTTTAACCGCGGCAATTTCTGCCTTAAAGGGTAAAGGCATCAGTGCGGTGGCCGATGTGGTGGTTAATCACAGGGTTGGCACATTAGACTGGGCGGACTTTACCAATCCTACCTGGGGTAGCTGGGCGGTGACCTGTGATGATGAATGGGTCGGTGCCACCGGAGATTGCGATACCGGCGGCGGTTATGCCGCTGCCAGGGATCTTAACCATGTTAATGGTACGGTGCAGGCAGATATAGTTACCTGGATCAACACCCGCTTAAAAGGCGTGGGGTTTGAAGGCATACGTTACGATTATTCCAAAGGTTACGATCCCTATTATGCCGGTATGTATTCCCGCGAGGTTGGCTCGAATTTTTGTGTCGGGGAAGTGTGGACAGATTTAAATTATGACAATGTTGATGCCCACCGTCAGTTGCTGATGAATTATATTAACGGCACCAGCGGCGAATGCGGTGTGTTTGACTTTACCACCAAGGGCCTGCTCAACAAGGCCCTGGAAAGCAATGAATACTGGCGTTTGGCCAACAACGGCAGTCCGGCCGGCGGCATCGGCTGGTGGGGGCAGAAAATGGTGACCTTTGTCGATAACCATGATACCGGGCCGAGTGAAAGTTGCGGCAGCGGCCAGCAACACTGGTCGGTTCCCTGCGACAAGGTGATGCAGGGGTATGCCTATATCCTGACCCATCCGGGTATCCCGACGATTTACTGGGCCCATGCTTTTGACTGGAACCTGTATGACGACATTAAAGTGCTGGCGGATATCCGCAAGCAGCAGGGGCTGACTTCCACTTCGGCTGTGTCAGTCCAGGCGGCGGAAACGGGTTTATATGCTGCGATCATCGACAATAAGGTGGCGGTTAAAATTGGCGGAAACAACTGGAGTCCCAGTGGCTCAGGCTGGCAACTGGCTGCCAGTGGTTCGGATTACGCGGTGTGGACCTTAGGCGGGGACAACAGTGAAAAAGAGCGTACCGTGGTGTTTATATACGGAGAAACGGCATCGGGGCAGGATATGTTTATTCGCGGCGGTATCGACCATGATTATGCCGCGGCGAACCTGGGGTTAAGCTGCACCGAAGCCAACAAGTTATGTGCGCTGCCGATCAGTCATAATAACTTACTTAATGCCACCACGGCGCCCTGGAAAAACAACGACAACTACCTTGACTGGTATGGCATTGAAAACGGCCAGGGAGCAGGCGCCGAGGGCACGGCGGCCGACTGGACCACGAATGTCTGGTCAAGCAGCTGGGGTACGAAAATGACGGTTGCGGTCAATGGTTTCGGTGAAGAGCCGTTAAATAACTATGGCGATCATTACTGGATGCTGGACGTGCAAATGGATTGCAGTAAAACCGTTAACGGCTGGTTTGAACTGAAAACCTATATCAGCAACGGCCCCGGTTGGGAAGCGGATGTCAGCCAGGCCGGCACCCCTTATGCCAGCGGCAATCATTTTGCCCAGTGCGGTAAAATCAATGTGTTTCGCCGCGGTGAAGCCGGTGCCGAGTTTGATAACTTTTAG
- a CDS encoding nuclear transport factor 2 family protein translates to MHSFRVLVLLLIFMPDVQSHERTPTNINTVERFVAAFNAHDSNAMANFVADDIEWLSIAGKQVGLEAKGKDNLIASMDSYFKSCPTCRSELAEVLATTSRVSAIEIASWQGTSGRKSQRAISVYEFSNGVITRVYYFPAEK, encoded by the coding sequence ATGCATAGTTTTAGAGTACTCGTGCTGTTACTGATATTTATGCCCGACGTTCAGTCCCATGAACGAACGCCAACAAACATTAATACCGTTGAGCGGTTTGTTGCTGCCTTTAATGCGCATGACAGCAATGCTATGGCAAATTTTGTTGCTGATGATATTGAGTGGTTAAGCATTGCGGGCAAGCAGGTAGGACTTGAGGCTAAAGGTAAGGATAATCTTATTGCGAGTATGGATTCTTATTTTAAATCTTGCCCGACATGTCGCTCTGAACTTGCCGAGGTGCTGGCTACGACTAGCAGAGTAAGTGCCATTGAGATTGCCAGCTGGCAGGGGACAAGCGGTCGCAAATCACAAAGGGCTATTTCTGTATATGAATTTTCGAATGGGGTGATCACCCGCGTGTATTATTTTCCAGCAGAGAAGTAG
- a CDS encoding AraC family transcriptional regulator ligand-binding domain-containing protein, with the protein MSKKSVSAIAVLDLAHQLLALKIIVLQDIQLIAPQLRQYFTDNLLLEPAAELLQEQRLPETYLLSLWLLAEHKALQTGQAGFGLKIGGTVNHKAKGILANWISQAGTLAEAFDIFNRHIMLLNPSESWSLSRQKNNHVLSFKFLDNDYPVAAIERSMSALLAWAGYFCGSPVTVIRAEFAYACPEHCDSYHKVFGKKIIFNAESNCLVFSSEAMRLPLAHANPYLKQVIGERAKTLLHRLSAKKSLSEQINALLASDLLRYCQQQNVCEQLHMSRSTLYRKLKAEQTSFSELLDKIRKRKAQWGIENNLTVEQQCQQLCFHDSSSLYKAYRRWSISP; encoded by the coding sequence ATGTCAAAAAAGTCTGTATCAGCCATTGCCGTGCTTGACCTGGCACATCAGTTATTGGCGTTAAAAATCATAGTGCTGCAAGATATTCAGTTAATTGCTCCCCAACTGCGCCAGTATTTCACCGACAATCTCCTGTTAGAGCCGGCCGCTGAACTGCTGCAAGAGCAGCGATTACCTGAGACATATTTGCTTAGCTTATGGTTGCTGGCAGAGCATAAAGCTTTACAAACAGGCCAAGCAGGTTTTGGTTTAAAAATAGGCGGCACGGTTAATCATAAAGCCAAAGGTATCCTGGCTAACTGGATTTCTCAGGCGGGTACCCTTGCAGAAGCATTCGACATTTTTAATCGTCATATCATGTTATTAAACCCTTCAGAAAGTTGGAGTTTATCGAGACAAAAAAACAACCACGTACTGAGCTTTAAATTTCTCGATAACGACTATCCCGTGGCAGCAATAGAGCGGAGTATGTCGGCCTTACTGGCCTGGGCAGGTTATTTTTGTGGTTCTCCTGTCACAGTGATCCGCGCCGAATTTGCTTATGCATGCCCTGAGCACTGCGATAGTTACCATAAGGTTTTTGGTAAAAAAATAATATTTAATGCCGAGTCGAATTGTCTTGTATTTTCCAGTGAAGCCATGAGATTACCGCTCGCCCATGCCAACCCATACCTAAAGCAAGTGATTGGTGAGCGGGCAAAAACTCTCTTGCACCGCCTGTCGGCTAAAAAAAGCCTGTCGGAACAAATAAACGCTTTATTAGCTTCTGACTTGCTCCGTTATTGTCAACAGCAAAATGTTTGTGAGCAGCTGCATATGAGCCGCTCTACCCTATACCGTAAACTCAAAGCTGAGCAGACAAGTTTTAGCGAATTACTGGATAAGATCAGAAAGCGCAAAGCGCAATGGGGGATCGAAAATAATTTAACCGTTGAACAGCAATGTCAGCAATTATGTTTTCATGATAGCAGCAGCCTTTATAAGGCTTACAGACGCTGGTCTATATCGCCATAA
- the minC gene encoding septum site-determining protein MinC — translation MADATVEFKGTSFTLSVLHLKTIELSDIRRDLEAKIAQAPDFFHLVPLAVNIDQLDSDSKIDYQAIKNLVQALHFNFVGFTGVVAAEQKQAIRALGLSFINAAKSAPRKAVAAKAENTADSAENNPREEKANSSEAVAAQAPHTSVFSDKVHRGQVRSGQQLYAKDQNLVIIGSVSAGAEVIADGNIHIYGALRGRAIAGAKGHHQAQIYCQNLEAELVSINGNYWLSESMEQDWGYPAYIYLTDTELASSKLV, via the coding sequence ATGGCTGATGCCACTGTTGAATTTAAAGGTACAAGCTTTACCCTTTCTGTTTTACATCTGAAAACCATCGAACTTAGCGATATCCGCCGGGATCTGGAAGCTAAAATAGCCCAGGCGCCGGACTTTTTTCATCTGGTGCCTTTGGCGGTCAATATTGACCAGCTCGACAGCGATAGCAAGATTGACTACCAGGCCATTAAAAACCTGGTGCAAGCATTACATTTTAATTTTGTTGGTTTTACCGGCGTTGTTGCCGCAGAACAAAAACAAGCTATTCGCGCACTTGGTTTGTCTTTTATTAATGCCGCGAAATCAGCGCCGAGAAAAGCGGTTGCCGCCAAGGCGGAAAATACCGCCGATAGTGCAGAAAACAACCCGCGTGAAGAAAAAGCCAATAGCAGTGAAGCGGTAGCCGCACAGGCTCCCCATACCAGCGTGTTCAGCGACAAGGTTCACCGCGGCCAGGTACGCTCAGGGCAGCAGTTATACGCTAAAGATCAGAACCTGGTGATCATCGGCTCGGTGTCTGCCGGGGCGGAAGTGATTGCCGACGGTAATATTCATATTTACGGCGCCCTGCGCGGTCGGGCCATTGCCGGTGCCAAGGGACATCATCAGGCGCAAATTTATTGCCAAAATCTGGAAGCCGAGTTGGTGTCCATCAACGGCAACTATTGGCTGAGTGAATCAATGGAGCAGGACTGGGGTTATCCCGCCTATATATATTTGACCGACACCGAGCTGGCGTCGTCAAAACTCGTTTAA
- the minD gene encoding septum site-determining protein MinD, whose protein sequence is MARVIVVTSGKGGVGKTTSSAAIGVGLALKGHKVVLIDFDIGLRNLDLIMGCERRVVYDFVNVINGEATLNQALIKDKRVDTLSILPASQTRDKDALNKENVGKVLEELGENFDYIICDSPAGIEAGAMMALYYADEAIVTTNPEVSSVRDSDRILGMLSSRSRRAELGLEPIKEHLLLTRYSPKRVTEGEMLSVEDVEEILAIPLLGVIPESQAVLKASNAGEPVIFDTESDAGQAYQDAVDRILGETVDFRFLNEQKKGIFSRLFGG, encoded by the coding sequence ATGGCACGAGTAATTGTAGTAACTTCAGGAAAAGGCGGGGTTGGTAAAACAACTTCCAGTGCCGCAATCGGCGTGGGTCTGGCGTTAAAAGGCCATAAAGTGGTATTGATTGACTTTGATATCGGCCTGCGTAATCTGGACTTAATTATGGGCTGTGAACGTCGTGTGGTTTATGACTTTGTTAATGTTATCAATGGTGAAGCCACGCTAAACCAGGCGTTGATCAAAGACAAACGTGTCGATACCTTATCTATCCTGCCTGCTTCGCAAACCCGGGATAAAGATGCCCTGAATAAAGAAAATGTCGGCAAGGTGCTTGAAGAGTTAGGCGAGAACTTTGATTATATTATCTGTGATTCACCGGCGGGTATTGAAGCCGGCGCCATGATGGCGCTTTATTATGCCGATGAAGCCATAGTAACCACCAACCCGGAAGTTTCTTCGGTACGTGACTCGGACCGCATTTTAGGCATGTTATCGAGCCGCTCTCGCCGCGCCGAACTTGGCCTGGAGCCGATTAAGGAACATTTGCTGTTAACCCGGTATTCCCCTAAGCGGGTTACCGAAGGGGAAATGCTCAGTGTGGAAGATGTCGAGGAAATTCTTGCCATTCCGCTGCTGGGGGTTATTCCTGAGTCCCAGGCGGTGCTTAAGGCGTCCAATGCCGGTGAGCCGGTAATATTCGATACTGAAAGTGATGCCGGTCAGGCCTATCAGGATGCGGTTGATCGTATCCTGGGGGAAACGGTTGATTTCAGGTTCTTAAACGAACAGAAAAAAGGCATCTTCAGCCGGTTATTCGGGGGTTAA
- a CDS encoding DUF6531 domain-containing protein, translating into MRLYSVIPLFFVFTSNSVQAQTTYCFGSLCQQTLSTPEEQMKSAAQPLGDKLTYDYTLGGEFYDVRYYKVPDASSFGTGTEIHNDLPDYSKSGSSACYKNLSINSGSWEFIEWDATSKGTISGKYEQNVSVSVTYGLYEPFTDTCAMKNFTYGHVFRKYQHYECEGGYNIDYGGSGEGDIPVCKSQLTGFLQEYECHAPFTFEQSSRECVKYCPPSASLLDLQLGLCKAPPGEKDPKICAATVGNPIQTGTGEKVQPQAPDYSGSGLFPLRFARNYKSLRAPEAAKPPVNVAGEGSSWTRYVQGKGYSGASVSNWLYEPSQGVIPPVGYKQWMHSYQLSLVPYPDESKLVLLRPDGEKRYLLHL; encoded by the coding sequence TTGCGATTATATTCAGTAATTCCTTTGTTTTTTGTTTTTACTTCGAACTCTGTACAGGCCCAAACCACATATTGTTTTGGCTCCTTGTGTCAACAAACCTTGTCTACCCCTGAAGAGCAGATGAAATCTGCTGCCCAGCCTTTGGGTGACAAACTCACTTATGACTATACCCTGGGCGGGGAGTTTTATGACGTGAGGTATTATAAAGTTCCCGATGCCTCATCTTTTGGCACAGGTACAGAAATTCATAATGATTTGCCCGACTATAGCAAGAGTGGCAGTTCGGCTTGCTATAAAAATTTGTCAATCAATTCAGGTTCCTGGGAATTTATAGAGTGGGATGCCACAAGTAAAGGCACCATATCCGGAAAATATGAGCAAAATGTCTCTGTGAGTGTCACTTATGGGCTTTATGAACCTTTCACTGATACCTGTGCCATGAAAAACTTCACTTATGGCCATGTCTTTAGAAAGTATCAGCATTATGAGTGTGAGGGGGGCTACAACATAGATTATGGCGGAAGCGGCGAAGGTGACATCCCGGTTTGCAAATCGCAGCTCACCGGTTTTTTACAGGAATATGAATGTCACGCCCCTTTTACCTTTGAGCAGTCAAGCCGGGAGTGTGTCAAGTATTGCCCGCCAAGCGCCTCTTTGCTGGATTTACAACTAGGCCTTTGCAAGGCTCCCCCGGGGGAAAAAGATCCTAAAATATGCGCCGCAACCGTCGGCAATCCAATCCAAACCGGTACAGGTGAAAAAGTACAGCCCCAAGCGCCGGATTACAGCGGCAGCGGTTTATTTCCGCTGCGTTTCGCCCGCAACTATAAAAGTTTACGCGCCCCGGAAGCGGCTAAACCCCCGGTGAATGTAGCCGGTGAAGGCTCCAGCTGGACCCGGTATGTTCAAGGGAAAGGTTATTCGGGGGCGTCGGTGTCCAATTGGCTATATGAACCCAGTCAGGGGGTTATCCCGCCGGTAGGGTATAAACAGTGGATGCACAGTTATCAATTATCCCTGGTGCCTTATCCCGATGAAAGTAAACTGGTGTTGCTTCGCCCTGATGGTGAAAAACGTTATTTACTTCATCTGTAA
- the minE gene encoding cell division topological specificity factor MinE: MALLDYFLRSKEKQTKTASKAKERLQIIVAHERNQRNKQPDYLPQLTEDLLAVLRKYIPVSENSLSVNVDKKDGDLNVLELNIELQDENGSK; the protein is encoded by the coding sequence ATGGCATTACTGGATTACTTTTTACGCTCTAAAGAAAAGCAGACCAAAACAGCTTCCAAGGCGAAAGAGCGGTTGCAGATCATTGTTGCCCATGAGCGCAATCAAAGAAATAAGCAGCCGGATTATTTGCCCCAGTTAACGGAAGATTTGCTGGCGGTGCTGCGCAAATATATCCCGGTATCGGAAAACAGTTTATCGGTGAATGTCGATAAAAAAGACGGCGATTTAAACGTGCTGGAGCTTAATATTGAGCTTCAGGATGAAAACGGCAGCAAATAA